The following are encoded together in the Streptomyces sp. NBC_00341 genome:
- a CDS encoding polyprenyl synthetase family protein: protein MDGAAHAGRGRYPVHDGAGSRHGAMGLVDQDVPGAVLRTARAVLSEKLDQASAIDAVFSRDVAERLAGFTLGGGSRMRSQFIWWGIRATTAGSQAVDVESALRLGVAVELVQTCALVQDDVMDGSSLRRGRPAMHVDFAESPGLLCGPKLRDSFGRSAAVLLGDLALAWADDTVAETSMCPATRQRVSAVWQAMRTEMVAGQYLDLHGQVTGTRSEARALRTAYLKSALYSVARPLALGAALAGAAEDATRALSAAGRCAGLAFQIRDDLLGVFGDPGKTGKPSGGDIREGKPTCLMAVARSRAGTSSARAVLDDALGRADLSDEALTDVRDVLVTTGARAEMEDRAGRLMKHAARHLAEASVEPYAGNRLLGLFESVTGAATTPSAEPRTRPVPALETGSSSPSDATGPAEGGTAR from the coding sequence ATGGACGGTGCCGCTCACGCCGGCCGGGGCCGCTACCCGGTGCACGACGGTGCCGGGTCACGGCACGGCGCCATGGGCCTGGTGGACCAGGACGTACCCGGAGCTGTCCTGCGCACAGCACGGGCTGTCCTCAGCGAGAAGCTCGATCAGGCCTCCGCGATCGACGCCGTCTTCTCCCGTGACGTCGCCGAACGCCTCGCCGGCTTCACCCTCGGCGGGGGGAGTCGGATGCGCTCCCAGTTCATCTGGTGGGGCATACGCGCGACCACTGCGGGCTCACAGGCCGTGGACGTCGAGTCCGCGCTGCGCCTGGGAGTGGCGGTCGAACTCGTCCAGACGTGCGCGCTGGTCCAGGACGACGTGATGGACGGTTCGTCGTTGCGCCGGGGCCGCCCCGCCATGCATGTCGACTTCGCGGAGAGCCCCGGCCTGTTATGCGGCCCGAAGCTGCGGGACTCATTCGGTAGATCCGCTGCCGTGCTCCTCGGTGACTTGGCTCTCGCTTGGGCGGACGACACCGTCGCGGAGACGAGCATGTGCCCGGCGACCAGGCAGCGCGTGTCAGCGGTCTGGCAGGCGATGAGAACCGAGATGGTGGCCGGGCAGTACCTCGACCTGCACGGGCAGGTCACTGGCACACGGTCCGAGGCCCGCGCCTTGCGAACGGCGTACCTGAAGAGCGCCCTGTACTCGGTTGCCCGTCCACTGGCGTTGGGAGCCGCCCTGGCCGGTGCCGCGGAGGACGCCACTCGTGCGTTGTCGGCGGCCGGCCGGTGCGCCGGCCTCGCTTTTCAGATCCGCGACGATCTGCTGGGTGTCTTCGGTGACCCCGGCAAGACCGGTAAGCCTTCGGGTGGCGACATCCGCGAGGGCAAGCCGACCTGCCTGATGGCTGTGGCCCGGTCGCGAGCCGGAACCAGCAGTGCGCGCGCCGTTCTCGACGACGCCCTGGGCCGGGCCGACCTCTCGGACGAAGCCCTGACCGACGTGCGCGACGTACTCGTGACCACCGGGGCCCGCGCCGAGATGGAGGACAGAGCCGGCCGGCTCATGAAGCACGCGGCACGCCATCTGGCCGAGGCCTCCGTGGAGCCGTACGCCGGAAACCGCCTGCTCGGCCTGTTCGAAAGCGTCACCGGAGCCGCCACGACTCCATCGGCGGAACCGAGGACCCGGCCCGTCCCGGCCCTGGAGACGGGCTCCTCCTCGCCTTCTGACGCAACGGGTCCGGCAGAAGGGGGCACAGCCCGGTGA
- a CDS encoding TetR/AcrR family transcriptional regulator, whose translation MTVESGRRERKKAATRQKIADTALRLFMERGYDAVGIRDVAAEADVAVTTLFSHFASKEALVFEQDTDFEQRLTQAVTGRAPHEPLLPPLRREIHALVRHCTADGNAPVWDMVVGSPALREYEESMRLRHAETLATAMSADPDLARTTTACRTIARFVIDAYALAREAPDPQAAVDEIFEMIEAAWRVTSP comes from the coding sequence ATGACCGTTGAGTCCGGACGCCGTGAGCGCAAGAAGGCCGCGACCCGCCAGAAGATCGCCGACACCGCCCTCCGGCTCTTCATGGAACGCGGGTACGACGCGGTGGGCATCCGTGACGTGGCCGCCGAAGCCGATGTAGCCGTCACCACCCTCTTCTCCCACTTCGCCTCCAAAGAGGCCCTGGTGTTCGAGCAGGACACGGACTTCGAGCAGCGCCTCACCCAGGCGGTCACCGGACGGGCGCCGCACGAGCCACTCCTCCCCCCGCTGCGCCGCGAGATCCACGCCCTGGTGCGCCACTGCACCGCAGACGGCAACGCCCCGGTCTGGGACATGGTCGTCGGGTCCCCCGCTCTGCGGGAGTACGAGGAGTCGATGAGGCTGCGCCATGCGGAGACGCTGGCAACGGCCATGTCCGCCGATCCTGACCTGGCACGGACCACAACGGCCTGCCGGACGATCGCGAGGTTCGTGATCGACGCGTACGCACTGGCCCGCGAGGCGCCCGATCCGCAGGCCGCGGTGGACGAGATCTTCGAAATGATCGAGGCGGCGTGGCGCGTCACCTCCCCTTAG
- a CDS encoding ferredoxin translates to MTWNVRVDPKLCQGSGMCAGTVPEVFALDGERARVRAEGTEPDERVLDAADICPALAITVHDGASVIGPRRD, encoded by the coding sequence GTGACCTGGAACGTACGCGTCGACCCGAAGCTCTGCCAGGGTTCCGGGATGTGCGCCGGAACAGTTCCGGAGGTGTTCGCACTGGACGGTGAGCGCGCCCGCGTGCGGGCCGAGGGGACCGAGCCGGACGAACGGGTCCTGGACGCGGCCGACATCTGCCCGGCCCTGGCGATCACCGTGCACGACGGGGCCTCCGTCATCGGCCCCCGCCGCGACTGA
- a CDS encoding cytochrome P450: protein MTTADIAPLAYPFNTPDGLQLSDAYERVRDRSGLLRVQLPYGEPAWLVTRYADARLVLGDQRFSRAAAASHDEPRQSEGQRDGGILGMDPPDHTRLRSLVAKAFTVRQVEKLRPQVRELTAGLLDGMRTAGPPADLVDLFALPLPVAVICRMLGVPTEDRPRFRVWSDDALSTSSLTAEEFDASRAELRSYMAGLIELHRQEPQDDLMTALIEARDGGDRLSELELIDLCVAVLVAGHETTASQIPNFVLTLLDHPDQLARLRAEPELVPSAVEELLRFVPLGSGAGQPRYATEDIEVGGTLVHAGSPVLVAVGAANRDALRFTAPGVLDVAREGNQHLGFGHGVHHCLGAPLARLELQEALSALIAGFPELRLAGDVTWKSEMLVRGPRVMPVEW from the coding sequence GTGACGACCGCAGATATCGCGCCCCTTGCCTACCCCTTCAACACCCCTGACGGACTCCAGCTCTCCGATGCCTATGAGCGCGTCCGCGACCGATCGGGCCTCTTGAGGGTCCAGTTGCCGTACGGAGAACCGGCCTGGCTGGTCACGCGCTACGCCGATGCCCGGCTGGTCCTCGGTGACCAGCGCTTCAGCCGGGCGGCGGCCGCCTCGCACGACGAGCCCCGTCAGTCCGAGGGGCAGCGCGACGGCGGAATCCTCGGCATGGACCCGCCGGACCACACCCGGCTGCGCTCCCTGGTCGCCAAGGCGTTCACCGTCCGCCAGGTCGAGAAGCTGCGCCCCCAGGTCCGCGAGCTGACCGCCGGCCTGCTCGACGGGATGAGGACGGCCGGACCGCCCGCCGATCTGGTCGACCTCTTCGCGCTGCCGCTGCCGGTCGCCGTGATCTGCCGGATGCTGGGCGTGCCCACCGAGGACCGGCCGCGGTTCCGCGTGTGGAGCGACGACGCGCTGTCGACCAGCTCGCTCACCGCCGAGGAGTTCGACGCGAGCCGCGCCGAACTCCGTTCCTACATGGCCGGGTTGATCGAGCTCCACCGCCAGGAGCCGCAGGACGACCTGATGACGGCCCTCATCGAGGCCCGCGACGGCGGCGACCGGCTCTCGGAACTGGAACTCATCGATCTCTGCGTCGCCGTCCTGGTAGCGGGGCACGAGACCACCGCGTCCCAGATCCCCAACTTCGTCCTCACCCTCCTGGACCACCCGGACCAGCTGGCCAGGCTCCGGGCCGAGCCGGAGCTCGTACCGAGCGCCGTGGAGGAGCTGCTCCGCTTCGTGCCCCTGGGCAGCGGGGCAGGCCAGCCCCGGTACGCCACCGAGGACATCGAGGTCGGCGGAACACTGGTCCACGCGGGCAGCCCCGTCCTGGTCGCGGTGGGCGCCGCCAACCGCGACGCGCTGCGGTTCACCGCCCCGGGCGTGCTCGACGTCGCCCGGGAGGGCAACCAGCACCTCGGATTCGGCCATGGGGTCCACCACTGCCTGGGCGCCCCGCTGGCCCGGCTGGAACTCCAGGAGGCGCTGTCCGCCCTCATCGCGGGCTTCCCGGAACTTCGCCTGGCGGGCGATGTCACCTGGAAGTCCGAGATGCTGGTGCGCGGTCCGCGCGTCATGCCGGTGGAGTGGTGA
- a CDS encoding NADP-dependent oxidoreductase, translating to MKKVNFAEFGGPDVLRLIDAEEPHAGPGRIRVAVRAAGVNPVDWRIREGQVLGAHPTELPAGVGLDAAGVVDEVGEGVDGIEIGDHVFGEGSSTYAEFAVLSAWARMPEGLPFEEAAGYPSVMETALRVIREVGVLPGQTLLVSGASGGVGSAVLQIARDRGIAVIGTGSASSQDYLRGLGALATTYGEGWAERVRQLGRVDAALDLAGSGVIRELVDLTGDPQKVVSIADLRAPESGVRFSGVAGSVPEALAEAARLIARGKLHIPVEKSYTLAEAATAHIDSQAGHTRGRRVMVV from the coding sequence ATGAAGAAAGTGAACTTCGCCGAGTTCGGCGGTCCGGACGTCCTGCGACTCATCGATGCCGAGGAGCCCCACGCCGGCCCCGGCCGGATACGCGTCGCCGTGAGGGCGGCGGGCGTGAACCCCGTCGACTGGCGGATCCGGGAAGGACAGGTTCTGGGCGCCCACCCGACCGAGTTGCCCGCCGGAGTCGGGCTGGACGCCGCCGGGGTCGTGGACGAGGTCGGTGAGGGCGTCGACGGGATCGAGATCGGCGACCACGTGTTCGGCGAGGGCTCCAGTACGTACGCCGAGTTCGCCGTCCTGTCAGCCTGGGCCCGGATGCCCGAGGGGCTGCCGTTCGAAGAGGCGGCCGGGTACCCCTCCGTGATGGAGACCGCGCTGCGCGTCATCCGCGAGGTCGGTGTGCTGCCGGGGCAGACGCTGCTGGTCAGCGGTGCGTCCGGGGGAGTCGGGTCGGCGGTGCTGCAGATCGCCCGCGACCGTGGCATCGCGGTGATCGGCACGGGAAGTGCTTCGTCCCAGGATTATCTGCGGGGCCTGGGCGCCCTCGCCACCACGTACGGCGAGGGCTGGGCCGAGCGGGTGCGGCAGCTCGGCCGGGTCGACGCCGCTCTCGATCTGGCCGGTTCGGGAGTGATCCGCGAGCTCGTCGATCTGACGGGGGATCCGCAGAAGGTCGTCTCCATCGCCGATCTTCGCGCGCCGGAGTCCGGGGTCCGGTTCTCCGGCGTGGCCGGGAGCGTGCCGGAGGCGCTCGCCGAGGCCGCCCGTCTCATCGCGCGAGGGAAGCTCCACATCCCGGTCGAGAAGTCGTACACGCTCGCCGAGGCCGCAACGGCCCACATCGACAGCCAGGCCGGCCACACGCGCGGGCGTCGGGTCATGGTCGTCTGA
- a CDS encoding DUF4383 domain-containing protein, translating to MKLSDELPVDHRLAVVYRWGSAVCGLILLLFAALGFADTLSPFSTSGDRIAGMTSNTSLSAISLVVGLALIAGAFVGGNTASTLNMTVGTLFLLSGFAHIFVLDRPANFLDFGMTNVIFSFIMGLVILTFGMYGRVSSKLSHDNPYWQRRHPRQPRPNLSVVGASPGRHLRTNHSARSRASRTVRSHPSTNN from the coding sequence ATGAAATTGAGCGATGAACTTCCCGTCGATCACCGGCTGGCGGTCGTCTACCGTTGGGGGTCCGCCGTGTGTGGTCTGATCCTGCTTCTCTTCGCCGCCCTGGGTTTCGCCGATACACTCAGCCCGTTCAGCACCAGCGGTGACCGGATCGCCGGCATGACGTCGAACACCTCCCTCAGCGCCATCTCACTCGTAGTAGGACTCGCCCTCATCGCAGGAGCTTTCGTCGGCGGCAACACGGCGTCCACGCTGAACATGACAGTGGGCACACTGTTCCTGCTCAGCGGATTCGCGCACATTTTCGTTCTGGACCGGCCGGCGAACTTCCTCGACTTCGGCATGACCAACGTCATCTTCAGCTTCATCATGGGGCTGGTCATTCTGACCTTCGGTATGTACGGCCGCGTCTCCAGCAAGCTTTCCCACGACAACCCGTACTGGCAGCGCCGTCATCCACGCCAGCCGCGACCGAATCTCTCCGTCGTCGGCGCGTCTCCAGGGCGGCACCTCCGTACGAACCACTCAGCCCGCAGCCGAGCCAGCAGAACGGTCCGGTCGCACCCGTCGACCAACAACTGA
- a CDS encoding DUF6461 domain-containing protein translates to MRYLLQFDRLHPDEQLTSPSGRFVLRCDSAGVAVVTDTDRDRVVWRAGAAGRLLLGHGYEVVVEAGEDYETVWRSGFAMPGARYLILTDSGELELVDGSHVRVANIRTGPIHAVPLGDAAPAAAITADAYLVRDGKIRRTVAREQDGWLRICESWTGGGGSYALTSPLVDWLEQEGTVLTWRLHMAGGSKSKGWMLCLVDSDGTVLWHEGTQRPHEPVPLGTPYAYGGPALEAGGRLRNQSLTSPAGTHTLVHQGNGDLALYCHTEDRAVWTTGTEWVDGGWAELSENGDLSVRNTHGARVWSSATAGSGARRLVVRDNGRAELLDMDGRSMWSTGTHTSCDGPAVDTPRGAVLRRGQTLGRHSLTSPDGSTVLGHWDERRLVLFGANHTWLWYAHLGETARPGLHLDEDGMLRVLDDESSPLGGPADELRVEEGEVILCRADGTVVWRNGEAVAEPTVVPEEPAEDFEAWMEELTGQVSYCATVVHDTTPDEALTRLGADPAGIRTGTWNDLRTQSEIDGASVEDVRVAAFALGPHTLVVEDNGLLGIGSPALSQGTFAVSNYSSVNADTYFVVHRDGETVADHSDNGSEEPTTPEVEAAMAAMGSDDPLDAAFQDGLELLCRTAGVRPTVADVTGEARFTIIAAP, encoded by the coding sequence GTGCGTTATCTGCTCCAGTTCGACCGTCTCCATCCGGACGAACAGCTGACGTCCCCGTCGGGGAGGTTCGTGCTGCGCTGCGACTCGGCAGGTGTCGCCGTGGTCACGGACACCGACCGCGACCGGGTCGTCTGGCGGGCGGGTGCGGCCGGACGACTGCTGCTCGGACACGGCTACGAGGTCGTCGTAGAGGCCGGGGAGGACTACGAGACGGTCTGGCGCTCGGGCTTCGCCATGCCCGGTGCGCGGTACCTGATCCTCACGGACTCCGGCGAGCTGGAACTCGTGGACGGCTCGCACGTTCGGGTGGCCAACATACGCACCGGCCCCATCCACGCTGTGCCCCTCGGGGATGCGGCGCCCGCGGCTGCCATCACCGCGGATGCGTATCTCGTCCGCGACGGGAAGATCCGCCGGACCGTGGCCCGTGAGCAGGACGGATGGCTGAGGATCTGTGAGAGCTGGACGGGCGGGGGCGGAAGCTATGCGCTGACCAGTCCTCTGGTCGACTGGCTGGAGCAGGAAGGCACCGTGCTGACCTGGCGCCTGCACATGGCGGGCGGTTCGAAATCCAAAGGCTGGATGCTGTGCCTGGTCGACTCCGACGGCACGGTCCTGTGGCACGAGGGCACCCAACGCCCTCATGAACCGGTCCCCCTGGGAACGCCCTACGCCTACGGCGGACCCGCGCTGGAGGCGGGAGGGCGCCTGCGTAACCAGTCTCTGACGTCTCCCGCCGGTACCCACACTCTGGTCCACCAGGGCAACGGTGACCTGGCTCTGTACTGTCACACCGAGGATCGTGCCGTGTGGACTACCGGCACCGAATGGGTGGACGGTGGATGGGCCGAGCTCTCCGAGAACGGCGACCTGTCGGTCCGTAACACCCACGGCGCCCGGGTGTGGAGCTCTGCCACGGCCGGTTCAGGGGCCCGCCGCCTCGTGGTCCGTGACAACGGTCGTGCCGAACTCCTCGACATGGACGGCCGGTCGATGTGGTCGACAGGCACACACACGTCATGCGACGGTCCCGCTGTCGACACCCCGCGGGGCGCGGTGCTGCGCCGGGGGCAGACGCTCGGACGGCACTCCCTCACCTCCCCCGACGGAAGCACGGTGCTTGGGCACTGGGACGAACGGCGTCTCGTGCTGTTCGGGGCGAACCACACCTGGCTCTGGTACGCGCACCTCGGCGAGACGGCCCGGCCAGGACTGCACCTTGACGAGGACGGCATGCTGCGCGTTCTTGACGACGAAAGCTCTCCGCTGGGTGGGCCGGCCGACGAACTGCGTGTAGAGGAAGGCGAAGTGATCCTGTGCCGTGCCGACGGCACCGTCGTCTGGCGCAACGGCGAGGCGGTGGCCGAGCCCACCGTCGTTCCGGAGGAGCCGGCCGAGGACTTCGAGGCATGGATGGAGGAACTGACAGGCCAGGTCAGTTACTGTGCGACCGTCGTGCACGACACGACGCCCGACGAAGCCCTGACCCGGCTGGGAGCGGACCCGGCGGGCATCCGCACCGGCACCTGGAACGACCTTCGCACCCAGAGCGAGATCGACGGCGCCAGCGTGGAGGACGTGCGTGTGGCCGCGTTCGCCCTTGGCCCGCACACCCTGGTCGTCGAGGACAACGGCCTGTTGGGAATCGGTAGCCCGGCGCTGTCCCAGGGCACTTTCGCGGTCTCCAACTACAGCAGTGTCAACGCGGACACCTACTTCGTGGTCCACCGCGACGGCGAGACGGTCGCCGACCACTCCGACAACGGCAGTGAGGAGCCGACCACACCAGAGGTCGAGGCGGCCATGGCAGCGATGGGCTCAGACGACCCGCTGGACGCCGCCTTCCAGGACGGCCTCGAACTCCTCTGCCGGACGGCGGGCGTCCGCCCGACGGTCGCGGACGTGACAGGGGAAGCCCGGTTCACGATCATTGCGGCGCCCTGA
- a CDS encoding TetR/AcrR family transcriptional regulator, with protein sequence MESGSAPPPEERRRDARATRRRLLEAARDLFAERGYEGTTVRSIAALAGVNQALLFRYFGSKRGLLTEVVALGGLEQLRETPPEELFETALRSMLTRSAEGAEDRSLEVYLRSVGRGDEAAGTLRELGEEYRSALAGLSGAPDAVLRADLAMAWLLGIGLMRTVVAREPLAGAEPDDVCRLVLGTLGHLWSATPGDGEVRKGPGA encoded by the coding sequence ATGGAATCCGGTTCCGCACCGCCGCCCGAAGAGCGCCGCAGGGATGCCCGGGCCACCCGTCGCCGCCTTCTGGAGGCGGCCCGTGACCTGTTCGCGGAGCGGGGCTACGAGGGGACGACGGTCCGGAGCATCGCCGCGCTGGCCGGGGTCAACCAGGCCCTGCTGTTCCGGTATTTCGGCTCGAAACGGGGTTTGCTGACGGAAGTCGTCGCTCTCGGCGGGCTGGAGCAGTTGCGCGAGACGCCGCCCGAGGAGCTTTTCGAGACCGCCCTGCGCTCGATGCTGACCCGGAGCGCGGAGGGGGCGGAGGACCGTTCCCTGGAGGTCTATCTGCGCTCGGTGGGGCGTGGCGACGAGGCAGCCGGAACCCTGCGGGAGCTGGGGGAGGAGTACCGGAGTGCGCTGGCCGGGCTCTCCGGTGCCCCGGACGCGGTGCTGCGGGCGGATCTCGCCATGGCCTGGCTGCTGGGGATCGGGCTGATGCGGACGGTCGTCGCGCGGGAACCGCTGGCAGGTGCCGAGCCGGACGACGTCTGCCGTCTCGTCCTCGGCACGCTCGGCCATCTGTGGTCCGCGACGCCGGGCGACGGCGAGGTGCGGAAAGGTCCCGGGGCGTAG